In Macadamia integrifolia cultivar HAES 741 chromosome 5, SCU_Mint_v3, whole genome shotgun sequence, a single window of DNA contains:
- the LOC122077782 gene encoding putative clathrin assembly protein At1g25240 produces MRLWKRASAVLKDRNSICLAKLSRRNSFRQPELESAIIKATSHDEFSVDYKNAQRVFAWIRTSSSFKPFIWILTKRIEKTQSWVVAIKGLMLLHGIYCCNVPAVRRIGRLPFDLSDFTDSHLKTTKSWGFNAFVRAYFAYLDQKSAFLSCNPADDHEKDDKDTDVSSSMVKVLVELQRLQALLDMLIQIKPCTDGMNVRLILEALDCIVIEIFDVYSKMCSGIAGVLVRIFKAGKTEAIMALGVLQKAASQGKELSSYFEFCKDFGVLNASELPRVEQIPEEDIQDLEQMISEKVSEKMNNNESYNSEGAVVPMDTPFIEKQGDQDKSLKKKTIVTQKWEVFEDEFKSKGSADEFSFFRVDGGEFSEVQKRNCIDPFAPSLNFPPLLLYGYNNDPTIVSNGLLQLEHYFNPIPAASSTVGNPSNWIVSL; encoded by the coding sequence ATGAGGCTTTGGAAAAGGGCTTCTGCTGTTTTAAAAGACAGGAATAGTATCTGCCTTGCAAAGCTATCAAGAAGGAACTCCTTTCGACAACCGGAGCTCGAATCAGCTATCATTAAAGCCACCAGCCACGATGAATTCTCCGTCGATTATAAGAATGCGCAGCGGGTCTTTGCTTGGATCCGTACCTCTTCCTCTTTCAAACCTTTTATATGGATTCTTACTAAACGAATCGAGAAGACACAAAGCTGGGTTGTTGCTATCAAGGGCTTAATGCTCTTACATGGCATCTATTGCTGCAATGTCCCAGCTGTTAGAAGGATTGGTAGATTGCCATTCGATCTTTCTGACTTCACAGATAGTCATTTAAAGACTACAAAATCATGGGGTTTCAATGCTTTTGTTCGTGCCTATTTTGCTTATCTTGATCAGAAATCTGCCTTCTTAAGCTGCAATCCGGCGGATGATCATGAAAAAGATGATAAGGATACAGATGTGTCTTCTTCTATGGTGAAAGTACTAGTTGAATTACAGAGATTACAGGCATTGCTGGATATGCTAATCCAGATTAAGCCTTGCACAGATGGGATGAATGTTCGTCTCATTCTTGAAGCCTTGGATTGCATTGTGATCGAAATCTTCGATGTATATAGCAAAATGTGCAGTGGGATTGCTGGAGTACTAGTGAGAATATTTAAGGCTGGAAAGACAGAGGCAATAATGGCTCTTGGTGTCTTACAGAAAGCTGCATCTCAGGGTAAAGAACTATCTTCTTATTTTGAGTTCTGTAAGGACTTTGGTGTTCTTAATGCATCTGAACTCCCCAGAGTTGAGCAGATCCCAGAAGAAGATATTCAAGATCTTGAACAGATGATTAGTGAGAAAGTCTCAGAGAAGATGAACAACAATGAAAGCTACAACAGTGAAGGAGCTGTTGTACCAATGGATACTCCATTCATTGAAAAACAGGGAGACCAAGACAaatccttgaagaagaagacaatagtGACCCAGAAATGGGAGGTCTTTGAAGATGAATTTAAGAGTAAAGGAAGTGCAGATGAATTCTCATTTTTCAGAGTAGATGGAGGTGAATTCTCTGAGGTTCAAAAGAGAAATTGTATAGATCCTTTCGCGCCTTCTCTAAactttcctcctcttcttctatatGGTTATAACAATGATCCTACAATAGTATCAAATGGTTTGCTGCAGTTGGAGCATTACTTCAATCCAATTCCAGCAGCTTCTTCAACTGTTGGAAACCCTAGTAATTGGATTGTCTCTCTTTGA